In Capillimicrobium parvum, a genomic segment contains:
- a CDS encoding PH domain-containing protein — protein MDMHADEEVIYEGHPSWRSTFAFYFKGALFAVVAAAVAAVVTLIADSIDWVIVVLVFAVVMALTILVGFVRRMFTVYTITNQRLRIQRGIISRNVQQTRIERVQNVNTDQGVIDRILQVGAVDFDTAGTTDADFRFDGVGNPEDVIAAVDRAQREHSRLVGGQPTDGL, from the coding sequence ATGGACATGCATGCTGACGAAGAGGTCATCTACGAGGGCCACCCCTCGTGGCGGTCGACGTTCGCCTTCTACTTCAAGGGCGCGCTCTTCGCGGTGGTGGCGGCGGCAGTCGCCGCGGTGGTCACGCTCATCGCCGACAGCATCGACTGGGTGATCGTCGTCCTGGTCTTCGCGGTCGTGATGGCGCTGACGATCCTCGTCGGGTTCGTCCGGCGCATGTTCACCGTCTACACGATCACGAACCAGCGGCTGCGCATCCAGCGCGGGATCATCTCGCGCAACGTCCAGCAGACGCGCATCGAGCGCGTGCAGAACGTCAACACCGACCAGGGCGTGATCGATCGCATCCTGCAGGTCGGCGCCGTGGACTTCGACACCGCCGGAACGACGGACGCCGACTTCCGCTTCGACGGGGTCGGCAACCCGGAGGACGTCATCGCCGCGGTCGACCGGGCGCAGCGCGAGCACAGCCGGCTCGTCGGCGGACAGCCGACCGACGGCCTCTAG
- a CDS encoding FAD-binding oxidoreductase, with protein MEHPLTRREFAARLAAGGAALALPSWVAVGDAGAARSRALKRLAASVKGPVLTPSSSAGLVFNSRYAGIRPMAVVRAAGPADVQACVRWARRNSVRITARSGGHSYAGYSTAQGGLVVDLRRLDSVSLSGRTVTAGAGTQLIELYAALARRGATVPGGSCPTVGLGGLALGGGMGLAGRRFGLTCDNVTAVQIVTADGRLHHADADTNPELYWACRGGGGGNFGIVTSLQLRAHRVSSAAWFQVVWPWSQANEALAAWQQLAPHAPRALTALFTLAGNRRVSSIGQFFGSESALRRLLAPLTRVSGAQLSTGTSGYLALMQRWAGCAGESIGQCDHFSPAPFDAGSDYVAKPLTSRGRAAAIAAAERGGTLLFDPYGGAINRVAPGATAFVHRHQLFCIQYYSPTASQSWVGSSRAAMAPFVSGQCYQNYIDPQLAHWQRAYYGSNLDRLKAIKQAVDPDHVFRFKQAI; from the coding sequence ATGGAGCACCCGCTGACCCGTCGCGAGTTCGCCGCGCGGCTGGCAGCGGGGGGAGCCGCGCTCGCCCTGCCGAGCTGGGTCGCCGTCGGCGATGCGGGCGCGGCCCGCAGCAGGGCGCTCAAGCGGCTGGCGGCGAGCGTGAAGGGGCCCGTGCTCACGCCGAGCAGCTCCGCGGGCCTCGTGTTCAACTCGCGCTACGCCGGCATCCGGCCGATGGCGGTCGTGCGCGCCGCGGGGCCCGCCGACGTGCAGGCCTGCGTGCGCTGGGCGCGGCGCAACTCCGTGCGCATCACCGCGCGCTCGGGCGGGCACTCGTACGCGGGCTACAGCACCGCGCAGGGCGGCCTGGTGGTCGACCTGCGGCGCCTGGACTCGGTCTCGCTCAGCGGCCGCACGGTCACCGCTGGGGCGGGCACCCAGCTCATCGAGCTGTACGCCGCGCTGGCCCGGCGCGGCGCCACGGTCCCGGGCGGCTCGTGCCCGACCGTGGGCCTCGGCGGCCTGGCGCTCGGCGGCGGCATGGGCCTCGCCGGCCGCCGGTTCGGGCTGACGTGCGACAACGTCACGGCGGTCCAGATCGTGACCGCCGACGGGCGCCTGCACCACGCCGACGCCGACACGAACCCGGAGCTGTACTGGGCGTGCCGCGGCGGGGGCGGCGGCAACTTCGGCATCGTCACGTCGCTGCAGCTGCGCGCGCACCGGGTCTCGAGCGCGGCGTGGTTCCAGGTGGTGTGGCCGTGGAGCCAGGCGAACGAGGCGCTCGCGGCCTGGCAGCAGCTCGCCCCTCACGCACCGCGCGCGCTGACCGCGCTGTTCACCCTCGCCGGCAACCGCCGGGTCTCGTCGATCGGCCAGTTCTTCGGCTCCGAGAGCGCGCTGCGCCGGCTGCTGGCCCCCTTGACCCGCGTCAGCGGCGCGCAGCTGTCGACCGGCACGTCGGGCTACCTCGCGCTGATGCAGCGCTGGGCCGGATGCGCCGGGGAGTCGATCGGCCAGTGCGACCACTTCTCGCCCGCCCCGTTCGATGCCGGATCGGACTACGTCGCCAAGCCGCTGACCTCGCGCGGTCGCGCCGCCGCCATCGCCGCCGCCGAGCGCGGCGGCACGCTGCTCTTCGACCCGTACGGCGGCGCGATCAACCGCGTCGCCCCCGGTGCGACCGCCTTCGTGCACCGCCACCAGCTCTTCTGCATCCAGTACTACTCGCCGACGGCCAGTCAGTCGTGGGTGGGCTCGTCGCGCGCGGCGATGGCGCCCTTCGTGTCGGGCCAGTGCTACCAGAACTACATCGACCCCCAGCTCGCGCACTGGCAGCGGGCGTACTACGGCAGCAACCTCGACCGCCTGAAGGCGATCAAGCAGGCCGTCGACCCCGACCACGTCTTCCGGTTCAAGCAGGCGATCTGA
- the budA gene encoding acetolactate decarboxylase, with protein MDDHRHLVRALHVQALRHADLHPEHDPHVVFQTSTIGALLDGAYDGDVTVGEVLEHGDLGLGTLDALDGELIVVDGVARAARVDGTLRPVPAAERTPFAVVIPFAADVRVAVDGPRTLAELLEIADAHLPGGPSIVHAVRVDGRFERMRARSVPRQQPPYRPLAEVIAEQQVFELHDVDATLVGFRFPADADALNVTGHHLHAADAARERGGHVFDCVLLEGELQIDHSSDVHAELPPGVRIATTAAQAAAVAAAERER; from the coding sequence ATGGACGACCACCGCCACCTGGTCCGCGCGCTGCACGTGCAGGCGCTGCGCCACGCCGACCTGCACCCCGAGCACGACCCGCACGTCGTCTTTCAGACCTCGACGATCGGCGCGCTGCTCGACGGCGCCTACGACGGGGACGTGACGGTCGGCGAGGTGCTCGAGCACGGCGACCTCGGCCTGGGCACGCTCGACGCGCTCGACGGCGAGCTGATCGTCGTCGACGGGGTCGCCCGCGCCGCGCGCGTCGACGGCACGCTGCGGCCCGTGCCGGCGGCCGAGCGCACGCCGTTCGCGGTCGTCATCCCGTTCGCGGCCGACGTGCGGGTCGCGGTCGACGGGCCGCGGACGCTGGCCGAGCTGCTCGAGATCGCCGACGCGCACCTCCCCGGCGGCCCGTCGATCGTCCACGCGGTGCGCGTCGACGGCCGCTTCGAGCGCATGCGCGCGCGGTCGGTCCCCCGCCAGCAGCCCCCGTACCGGCCGCTCGCCGAGGTGATCGCCGAGCAACAGGTCTTCGAGCTGCACGACGTCGACGCGACGCTCGTCGGCTTCCGCTTCCCGGCCGACGCCGACGCGCTGAACGTCACCGGCCACCACCTGCACGCCGCCGATGCAGCGCGCGAGCGCGGCGGCCACGTCTTCGACTGCGTGCTGCTCGAGGGCGAGCTGCAGATCGACCACTCCTCCGACGTGCACGCCGAACTGCCGCCCGGGGTGCGCATCGCGACGACGGCCGCGCAGGCCGCCGCGGTCGCCGCCGCCGAGCGCGAGCGCTAG
- a CDS encoding HIT family protein, whose product MPSIFSRIIAGEIPAHKLREDDRFLAFLDIRPIRAGHALVIPKQEIDELFDLPDDLLGDLFVFARPVAAAIKAESGAARVGVAVVGIEVPHAHVHLVPLDNVHDIDFRLAKPADQDELAALAERLRARIDG is encoded by the coding sequence GTGCCCTCGATCTTCAGCCGCATCATCGCCGGGGAGATCCCGGCCCACAAGCTGCGCGAGGACGACCGCTTCCTCGCCTTCCTCGACATCCGGCCGATCCGCGCCGGCCACGCGCTCGTGATCCCCAAGCAGGAGATCGACGAGCTGTTCGACCTGCCCGACGACCTCCTCGGCGACCTGTTCGTGTTCGCCAGGCCGGTCGCCGCGGCGATCAAGGCCGAGTCGGGCGCGGCGCGGGTCGGCGTCGCCGTCGTCGGCATCGAGGTGCCGCACGCGCACGTGCACCTCGTGCCGCTCGACAACGTCCACGACATCGACTTCCGGCTCGCCAAGCCCGCCGATCAGGACGAGCTGGCCGCGCTCGCCGAGCGGCTCCGCGCGCGCATCGACGGCTGA
- a CDS encoding lysylphosphatidylglycerol synthase transmembrane domain-containing protein — MGRVPRTVLLLLVTGISLYLVFPSLLQVLSAWPQLKTLEPLWFIAMVVAEALSFVALWVLQRLALRTDDTYAVATSQLAGNAFGRIVPGGGAAAGALQYKMLVQSGTPGGTAASGLTASSLLVFAVLLALPVFALPAVIRGVVSTSNHLVIAALAGMVLFAAMFAVGAVLLSVDGTLAWVGRVVQRIRNRVWHRREPMTNLPGRLLAERDLILGVLGARWWEALLATMGRWFFDYLALVAALAAVGTTIPRPSLVLLAFVAAQLLSQIPLTPGGLGFVEAGLTGTLALAGVPGGAAVVVSLAYRLASYWLPLPAGLAAWIMHRRRYGGDTEPGDADPQPDLA, encoded by the coding sequence ATGGGTCGAGTCCCGCGCACGGTCCTGCTGCTCCTGGTCACGGGGATCTCGCTCTACCTGGTCTTCCCGAGCCTGCTCCAGGTGCTGTCGGCCTGGCCGCAGCTGAAGACTCTCGAGCCGCTGTGGTTCATCGCGATGGTGGTCGCCGAGGCGCTGAGCTTCGTGGCGCTGTGGGTCCTCCAGCGCCTCGCGCTGCGCACGGACGACACGTACGCGGTCGCGACCTCGCAGCTGGCCGGCAACGCGTTCGGCCGCATCGTGCCCGGCGGGGGCGCGGCGGCGGGGGCGCTGCAGTACAAGATGCTCGTGCAGTCGGGCACGCCGGGGGGCACGGCGGCGTCCGGGCTGACGGCGTCGTCGCTGCTCGTGTTCGCCGTCTTGCTCGCCCTGCCCGTGTTCGCGCTGCCCGCGGTCATCCGCGGCGTGGTCTCGACGAGCAACCACCTCGTGATCGCGGCGCTCGCCGGCATGGTCCTGTTCGCCGCGATGTTCGCCGTGGGCGCCGTGCTGCTGTCGGTGGACGGCACGCTGGCGTGGGTGGGACGGGTCGTGCAGCGCATCCGCAACCGGGTGTGGCACCGGCGCGAGCCGATGACCAACCTGCCCGGGCGGCTGCTGGCCGAGCGCGACCTGATCCTCGGGGTGCTCGGTGCGCGCTGGTGGGAGGCGCTGCTGGCCACGATGGGGCGGTGGTTCTTCGACTACCTCGCGCTGGTGGCGGCGCTCGCCGCGGTCGGCACGACCATCCCGCGGCCGTCGCTCGTGCTACTGGCGTTCGTCGCCGCGCAGCTCCTCAGCCAGATCCCGCTGACGCCGGGCGGGCTCGGGTTCGTCGAGGCGGGGCTGACCGGCACGCTCGCGCTCGCGGGCGTGCCGGGCGGCGCGGCCGTCGTCGTCTCGCTCGCCTACCGGCTCGCGAGCTACTGGCTGCCGCTGCCCGCCGGGCTGGCGGCGTGGATCATGCATCGCCGCCGGTATGGCGGCGATACCGAACCCGGGGACGCCGATCCGCAGCCGGATCTCGCGTAG
- a CDS encoding CynX/NimT family MFS transporter, protein MTSRRTPLWVGAALLLVALNLRLPIAGIGPLLDDIRATLGLSNTAAGLLTTLPLLCFGGAAAAAPAVARRLGPEGGLLACLGFIIAGTAVRLVVEVAPFFLGTLLIGVGIAVANVLVPIVIKRDYPRPGTMMGLYSMMLISGAAVAAGLSVPLERAVGSWWDAIALWGIAAVVAFVMWVPAVWAARGEHDGPRPPRVRLLGDPLAWAVTITFGLQSLLFYVTLAWVPDILRAAGLDAGGAGAMLSLEALVGIPAGLAAPMIAMRMADQRPMIVLGVAFWLLGWGGLLVAPGSAPAVWMVFLGVAQGSTFALALTLIVLRTPDAPHATALSGMVQGFGYLLAASGPFLAGALHDLTGGWDAPIVVMLMVTLALLACGLPASRRGFVRGRPEPDEQLAC, encoded by the coding sequence ATGACCTCGCGCCGCACCCCGCTCTGGGTCGGAGCGGCGCTGCTGCTCGTGGCGCTCAACCTGCGCCTGCCGATCGCCGGCATCGGCCCGCTCCTCGACGACATCCGCGCCACGCTCGGGCTGTCGAACACGGCGGCCGGCCTGCTGACCACCCTGCCGCTGCTGTGCTTCGGAGGCGCGGCCGCGGCGGCGCCCGCGGTCGCCCGGCGGCTGGGTCCGGAGGGCGGCCTGCTGGCCTGTCTCGGCTTCATCATCGCCGGCACGGCGGTGCGCCTCGTCGTCGAGGTGGCGCCGTTCTTCCTCGGCACGCTGCTCATCGGCGTGGGCATCGCGGTGGCGAATGTGCTCGTGCCGATCGTGATCAAGCGCGACTACCCGCGGCCCGGGACGATGATGGGCCTCTACAGCATGATGCTCATCAGCGGCGCCGCGGTGGCCGCCGGGCTCTCGGTTCCCCTCGAGCGTGCGGTCGGCTCATGGTGGGACGCGATCGCGCTCTGGGGCATCGCCGCGGTCGTCGCGTTCGTCATGTGGGTCCCGGCGGTGTGGGCGGCGCGCGGCGAGCACGACGGTCCGCGACCGCCGCGGGTCCGCCTGCTCGGCGATCCGCTCGCGTGGGCGGTCACGATCACGTTCGGCCTGCAGTCGCTGCTGTTCTACGTGACGCTCGCGTGGGTGCCCGACATCCTGCGCGCCGCGGGACTGGACGCCGGTGGCGCCGGAGCGATGCTGTCGCTGGAGGCGCTCGTCGGGATCCCGGCAGGGCTCGCCGCGCCGATGATCGCCATGCGCATGGCCGACCAGCGGCCGATGATCGTGCTGGGCGTCGCGTTCTGGCTGCTCGGCTGGGGCGGCCTTCTCGTGGCCCCGGGCTCGGCGCCGGCCGTGTGGATGGTGTTCCTGGGGGTGGCGCAGGGGTCGACGTTCGCGCTCGCCCTGACGCTGATCGTGCTGCGCACTCCCGACGCCCCGCACGCGACGGCGTTGTCCGGGATGGTCCAGGGCTTCGGCTACCTGCTGGCGGCGTCCGGACCGTTCCTGGCCGGGGCGCTGCACGACCTGACCGGCGGCTGGGACGCGCCGATCGTCGTCATGCTCATGGTGACCCTCGCGCTGCTGGCCTGCGGCCTGCCCGCGTCGCGTCGCGGCTTCGTCCGGGGCCGGCCGGAGCCCGACGAGCAGTTGGCATGCTGA
- a CDS encoding N-acetylglucosamine-6-phosphate deacetylase, producing the protein MRLGVAQAVVGPAIIPGDVVVAGGRIAALGATPAGASGTAAPGFVDLQVNGFGGVDFLTSDPAGWRRAARAIAATGVTAYQPTFVTAPPEDLRRALEVAAAVTDPPEALPRLLGVHLEGPFLSPRWPGAHPPQHLRPPDLALVEELRAAGPVSHVTLAPELPGALELIAALAARGVTVAIGHTDAGAATCRAAFDRGARALTHVHNAHRRFAARDPGPAGAALAHPAVTVTAIVDGHHLAPETAAIAWRAAGRRFALVTDAIAAARPATGGGTSVRTGPRASAIAGRMVAVGPAGDARLPDGRLAGSTLTMDAAVRGLCALGATLPEAVHAAARAPALLAGRPELGLLAVGAPADVVVLDDALSVRRVLLSGREAAAG; encoded by the coding sequence ATGCGGCTCGGCGTGGCGCAGGCGGTGGTGGGCCCGGCGATCATCCCGGGCGACGTCGTCGTGGCCGGCGGGCGCATCGCCGCGCTCGGTGCGACGCCGGCCGGAGCGAGCGGGACGGCCGCGCCCGGGTTCGTCGACCTGCAGGTCAACGGATTCGGCGGCGTCGACTTCCTCACGAGCGATCCGGCCGGCTGGCGGCGGGCCGCCCGCGCCATCGCCGCGACCGGCGTCACCGCCTACCAGCCGACGTTCGTCACGGCCCCGCCCGAGGACCTGCGCCGGGCGCTGGAGGTCGCCGCGGCGGTCACGGACCCGCCCGAGGCGCTGCCCCGCCTGCTCGGCGTCCACCTCGAAGGGCCGTTCCTCTCGCCCCGGTGGCCCGGCGCCCATCCGCCGCAGCACCTGCGCCCGCCGGACCTCGCCCTCGTCGAGGAGCTGCGCGCCGCCGGTCCGGTCTCCCACGTCACGCTCGCACCCGAGCTGCCCGGCGCCCTGGAGCTGATCGCGGCACTGGCCGCACGCGGCGTCACCGTCGCCATCGGCCACACCGACGCCGGCGCCGCCACGTGCCGCGCCGCCTTCGACCGCGGCGCCCGCGCCCTGACGCATGTCCACAACGCCCACCGCCGCTTCGCCGCGCGCGATCCCGGGCCGGCCGGCGCGGCGCTCGCGCATCCGGCCGTCACCGTCACGGCGATCGTCGACGGCCACCACCTCGCGCCGGAGACCGCTGCGATCGCCTGGCGGGCTGCGGGCCGCCGCTTCGCCCTCGTCACCGACGCGATCGCCGCCGCCCGCCCCGCCACCGGCGGCGGCACCTCCGTCCGCACGGGGCCCCGGGCCAGCGCGATCGCCGGCCGCATGGTCGCCGTCGGCCCGGCCGGCGACGCGCGGCTGCCCGACGGGCGCCTCGCCGGATCCACCCTCACGATGGACGCGGCCGTGCGCGGTCTCTGCGCGCTCGGCGCCACGCTGCCGGAGGCCGTCCACGCCGCCGCCCGCGCCCCCGCGCTGCTCGCGGGGCGCCCCGAGCTCGGGCTCCTGGCGGTCGGCGCGCCCGCCGACGTCGTGGTGCTCGACGATGCGCTCAGCGTCCGCCGGGTGCTCCTGTCGGGCCGCGAAGCCGCGGCCGGCTGA
- a CDS encoding MerR family transcriptional regulator, translating into MTDEELTIDELARRTGVTVRNIRAHQSRGLLPPPVVRARTGYYGPEHIARLELIREMQAEGFNLRAIGRLIEHNADAGSEMLGFTRSVLSPFGAEEPEYLDRAGLTERFGGRWEPKLIARAEKLGLIVALGDDRYEVPSPALMRAGEEVVALGVPLDHALAVVEQINRSSQSVADAFIRLFREDVLRRVDQEGATPERWAAAAAAVERLRPLASEALLAGFQQVMTRAVEKAFGEEIAKPAAGRG; encoded by the coding sequence GTGACCGACGAGGAGCTGACGATCGACGAGCTGGCGCGCCGCACCGGCGTGACCGTCCGCAACATCCGCGCGCACCAGTCGCGCGGGCTGCTGCCGCCGCCGGTCGTCCGCGCGCGGACGGGCTACTACGGGCCGGAGCACATCGCCCGGCTCGAGCTCATCCGCGAGATGCAGGCCGAGGGCTTCAACCTCAGGGCGATCGGCCGCCTCATCGAGCACAACGCGGACGCCGGCAGCGAGATGCTCGGCTTCACGCGCTCGGTGCTGTCGCCGTTCGGCGCCGAGGAGCCTGAGTACCTCGACCGCGCCGGGCTCACGGAGCGCTTCGGCGGCCGCTGGGAGCCCAAGCTCATCGCCCGGGCGGAGAAGCTCGGCCTCATCGTCGCGCTGGGCGACGACCGCTACGAGGTCCCGAGCCCGGCGCTGATGCGCGCAGGCGAGGAGGTCGTCGCGCTCGGCGTCCCGCTCGACCACGCGCTCGCGGTGGTCGAGCAGATCAACCGCAGCTCGCAGAGCGTCGCCGATGCCTTCATCCGGCTGTTCCGCGAGGACGTGCTGCGGCGGGTCGACCAGGAGGGCGCGACGCCGGAGCGGTGGGCGGCGGCGGCCGCGGCGGTCGAGCGGCTGCGCCCGCTGGCCTCCGAGGCGCTGCTCGCGGGCTTCCAGCAGGTCATGACGCGAGCGGTCGAGAAGGCGTTCGGCGAGGAGATCGCCAAGCCCGCGGCCGGGCGCGGCTGA
- a CDS encoding beta-propeller domain-containing protein — MRGRFAMLAGLFALAATPAQAAPRLRAFDSCAGLVRYAAAHAPPAGRIGVIPPPSASGTPDGAPSAETQPSAAPDVSQTNVQEAGIDEPDIVKTDGRTLFVIGRGRLQAIDAAAAPARLLGSVALPAGGDHQLLLHEGRALVISRAQDQPFPLPRPVRPGPGAPVTDVLPPYQPPQTVLTEVDVRDPAAMRVVRTMTVDGLSVGARLHGATARVVVSSSPRGYVDPVARARAAGWMPRATLRRGTAGAARTRRLLPCRAVRRPRAFAGAGMLSVLTIDLERGLPAVDADALMTDGDTVYASAGSLYVATRRYAPSPADATVGATTSIHRFDTSDPRSTTYAASGSVPGALLGQFSLSEDGGVLRAASTGDGGDAQQSFVTTLAQRDGRLTQLGQVGGIGRGERIHAVRFIGPVGYVVTFRQTDPLFTIDLSDPAAPRVAGELELLGYSAYLHPVGDGRLLGVGRDATAGGRLKGAQASLFDVSDPAQPRRLAQHALGSADSAQAEYDHHAFLWWPATRLAVLPLTGEDPGALGLRLGDGEIAEVGRIAHAGSPVDRVTVVGDRLFALCGDGVVVASLDSLAERGFVAFGAAR; from the coding sequence GTGAGGGGCCGGTTCGCGATGCTTGCGGGGTTGTTCGCGCTCGCGGCGACGCCTGCGCAGGCCGCCCCGCGTCTGCGCGCGTTCGATTCCTGCGCCGGGCTCGTGCGCTACGCCGCCGCGCACGCTCCCCCGGCCGGGCGCATCGGCGTCATACCCCCGCCGTCCGCGAGCGGGACGCCCGACGGCGCGCCGTCGGCCGAGACCCAGCCCTCCGCCGCCCCGGACGTCTCGCAGACCAACGTGCAGGAGGCGGGCATCGACGAGCCCGACATCGTCAAGACCGACGGCCGCACGCTGTTCGTGATCGGGCGGGGCCGCCTGCAGGCGATCGACGCCGCCGCGGCCCCGGCACGGCTGCTCGGGTCGGTCGCGCTGCCGGCCGGCGGCGACCACCAGCTGCTGCTCCACGAGGGGCGCGCGCTGGTCATCTCCCGCGCCCAGGACCAGCCGTTCCCGCTGCCGCGTCCGGTGCGGCCGGGGCCGGGCGCCCCCGTGACGGACGTCCTGCCGCCCTACCAGCCGCCGCAGACCGTCCTCACGGAGGTCGACGTCCGCGACCCCGCCGCGATGCGCGTCGTGCGCACGATGACCGTGGACGGACTCTCGGTCGGCGCCCGCCTCCACGGCGCCACGGCGCGGGTCGTCGTCTCGTCGTCGCCGCGCGGCTACGTCGACCCCGTCGCCCGCGCCAGGGCCGCCGGCTGGATGCCGCGCGCGACGCTGCGCCGCGGCACCGCCGGCGCGGCGCGCACCCGCCGGCTGCTGCCGTGCCGCGCCGTGCGCCGTCCGCGGGCGTTCGCCGGCGCCGGGATGCTCTCCGTGCTGACCATCGACCTCGAGCGCGGCCTGCCGGCGGTCGACGCGGACGCGCTCATGACCGACGGCGACACCGTCTACGCCTCGGCGGGGTCGCTGTACGTCGCGACCCGGCGCTACGCGCCGTCGCCGGCCGATGCGACCGTCGGCGCGACGACGAGCATCCACCGCTTCGACACCTCCGACCCGCGCAGCACGACCTACGCGGCGAGCGGCAGCGTGCCGGGGGCCCTGCTCGGCCAGTTCTCGCTGTCGGAGGACGGCGGCGTCCTGCGAGCCGCGAGCACCGGCGACGGCGGCGACGCGCAGCAGAGCTTCGTGACGACCCTGGCCCAGCGCGATGGCCGGCTCACGCAGCTCGGGCAGGTCGGCGGCATCGGCCGCGGCGAGCGCATCCACGCGGTGCGCTTCATCGGCCCGGTCGGCTACGTCGTGACCTTCCGCCAGACCGACCCGCTCTTCACGATCGACCTCTCCGATCCCGCCGCGCCCCGGGTCGCCGGCGAGCTCGAGCTGCTCGGCTACTCGGCCTACCTGCACCCGGTCGGCGACGGCCGCCTGCTCGGGGTCGGCCGCGACGCCACCGCGGGCGGGCGGCTGAAGGGCGCGCAGGCCTCGCTGTTCGACGTGTCGGACCCGGCGCAGCCGCGCCGCCTCGCGCAGCACGCGCTCGGCTCGGCCGACTCCGCGCAGGCCGAGTACGACCACCATGCGTTCCTCTGGTGGCCGGCGACCCGGCTCGCCGTGCTGCCGCTGACCGGCGAGGACCCCGGCGCGCTCGGGCTGCGCCTGGGGGACGGCGAGATCGCCGAGGTCGGGCGCATCGCGCACGCCGGGTCGCCGGTGGACCGCGTCACGGTTGTCGGCGACCGGCTCTTCGCGCTGTGCGGCGACGGCGTCGTGGTCGCGTCGCTCGACTCGCTCGCCGAGCGGGGCTTCGTCGCGTTCGGCGCGGCGCGCTAG